From Jiangella mangrovi:
GGCGAGGTCGCCCGCGACGAGGAGGCACGCGCCGCGGCGGCCGGCCACCTCGGGGTCAACCCGGCCGAGCTGGCGCTGACCGACAGCACGACCATGGGCCTCGGCCTGGTCTACCACGGGCTCGCGCTGAGTCCCGGCGACCACGTGCTCACCACCACGCACGACTTCTACGCCACCCATGAGGCGTTGCGCCTGACCGCCGCCCGCACCGGAGCCGAGGTCGAGCAGGTCCCGCTCTACGACGACCCCGCCACCGCCGGCGCAGACGAGATGACCGGCCGGGTCGCCGCGGCGATCCGCCCGCAGACCCGGGTCGTCGCGCTGACGTGGGTGCACTCGCGCACCGGCGTGAAGCTCCCGGTGCGCGCGATCGCCGACGCCGTCGCAGACGCCAACCGCGGGCGGGCCGAGGAGGACCGCGCGATCGTGGTGCTCGACGCCGTCCACGGCCTGGGCGCCGACGCGGCGATGCCCGGCGACCTGGGCTGCGACGTGTTCGTGTCGGGCACCCACAAGTGGCTCTTCGGGCCGCGCGGCACCGGCATCGTCTGGGCGGCGGCGGCCACCGGCGCCGGAGTCGCGCCGATCATCCCGTCGTTCACCGCGCCCAGCTTCGTCAACTGGCTCACCGGCGGCGACGTGCCGAGCCCGTTCGGCGTCGGCAACACCCCCGGCGGCTACCAGGCGTTCGAGCACCGCTGGGCCGTCGCCGAGGCGTTCGCGTTCCATCGCGACATCGGCCCGGACCGGGTCGCCACCCGCACCCGGGAGCTGGCGACCAGGCTCAAGGACGGCCTCGCCGAGATCGGTGGCGTCCGGCTGGTCACGCCACACGACCCCGAGCTGTCCGCCGGGCTGGTCTGCGCCGAGGTGGCCGGCCAGGACCCGTCCGAGGTCGTCGATCGCCTGCGTGACCAGCGCATCGTCGCCACCGTGACGCCGTACCCCGAGCCGTACGTGCGGTTCGGCGCCAGCATCGTCACGACACCCGAGCAGGTCGACGCCGCGGTCGAGGCGGTCGCCGGACTGGCCCGTTAGCGTGGTGGCATGAGCGAGCGACCCTGGACGGCCGGCTTCGACGTCGTCAGCAGCGGGGCCGCGGTCCCGGCCGAGCAGCTCGAGGCCGTCGAGCGCGAGCTGGGGCGGATGCTCGGCCGCGGCGGGCCGTTCCCGCTGCCGCCCGCCCTCGCCGCCTTGCTGGCCGACGGCGTCACGTCGTGTGCTCGCACGGTCGACGGCGCCGAGGTGGAGTTCGGCTGGCTCGGCACCGCAATGCCGGCGCACTACGAGGGCTACGCGTTCGACAGCTACATGCCCGCCGCCGTCCCGATCGCGCTCGACGGCGGCGGGGGCGCCTGGTGCCTCGACACCCGCGGCGCGGCCGACGGCACAGCAGCCGATCATCCGGTCGTCTGGGTGCACACCGGCACCCTGAGCTGGTCGGACGGAGCGTGGCGGCGGGTCGCGTCCGATGCGGCGACACTGCTGACCGACCGCACGCTGCGCTAGGGATATCTGCCTGGGGCACGCCGGCTGTTGATCACGGAGAAATGGGTGTTGCCGGTCACGGGGAAGCCATTCTTCTCCATGATCGACGAGGGTCGGGGGGCCATGGCAGGGCGGCCGACCCGGACCCCATGGCGACACACTAGCGGCCGGTTCCGGTTGACACCGGATAGTCGTGCTGCGGACAATTCGAACCGACTGTTGCGTCTGCTGAAACGGAGCGCGAGGCATGGACGAGGGCCGGCTGGCCGGGCGGGTGGCACTGGTCACCGGGGCCTCCCGCGGCATCGGCGCGGCCGTGGCCCGGGCGTTCGCCGCCGAGGGCGCCTCCGTCGCGCTCGCGCACGAGCCGGTTCCGGCCATGGCGGCGCTCGCGGAGGACCTCGCGACCGAGCTGCGCGCTTCCGGCACCAAGGCCGTCGCGCTGTCCGCGGACCTCGCCGACCCCGACGCCGTCGACGACCTCGTGGCCGGCACCCGCGCCCACCTCGGCCCGCTCGACGTCGTCGTCGCGAACGCCGCGCTGTCGGCCCGCACGCCGTGGCGCGACATCACCGTCGCCGACTGGGACCGCGTGTTCGCCGTCAACCTGCGCGCGAGCTGGCTGCTCGCCCGGGCCGCCTACCCCGACCTCGTCGCCGGAGGCCGCGGCTCGATCATCACCGTCAGCAGCGTCATGGCCCGCACCGGGCAGGCCGGCGCGCTGCACTACACCGCCAGCAAGGCCGGCATCATCGGGCTCACCCGGGCGCTGGCGCGCGAGGCCGGGCCTGACGGCGTCCGCG
This genomic window contains:
- a CDS encoding SDR family NAD(P)-dependent oxidoreductase, with amino-acid sequence MDEGRLAGRVALVTGASRGIGAAVARAFAAEGASVALAHEPVPAMAALAEDLATELRASGTKAVALSADLADPDAVDDLVAGTRAHLGPLDVVVANAALSARTPWRDITVADWDRVFAVNLRASWLLARAAYPDLVAGGRGSIITVSSVMARTGQAGALHYTASKAGIIGLTRALAREAGPDGVRVNAVMPGAIRTEHEQELDPDADAVFAQIAAVQSLKRRGSADDLTGTFVYLASDESAFVTGQVLTVDGGWVFG
- a CDS encoding SMI1/KNR4 family protein, coding for MSERPWTAGFDVVSSGAAVPAEQLEAVERELGRMLGRGGPFPLPPALAALLADGVTSCARTVDGAEVEFGWLGTAMPAHYEGYAFDSYMPAAVPIALDGGGGAWCLDTRGAADGTAADHPVVWVHTGTLSWSDGAWRRVASDAATLLTDRTLR
- a CDS encoding aminotransferase class V-fold PLP-dependent enzyme; this encodes MAETQVNRRTVLAGGALLVAGSPALLAGCSSGDEPADEPAGEPAGEPAGESGAAPEFDPGDWDAVRAQFALDPELAHFAAYVLASHPAPVRAAIERWREALDADPAAAVAGEVARDEEARAAAAGHLGVNPAELALTDSTTMGLGLVYHGLALSPGDHVLTTTHDFYATHEALRLTAARTGAEVEQVPLYDDPATAGADEMTGRVAAAIRPQTRVVALTWVHSRTGVKLPVRAIADAVADANRGRAEEDRAIVVLDAVHGLGADAAMPGDLGCDVFVSGTHKWLFGPRGTGIVWAAAATGAGVAPIIPSFTAPSFVNWLTGGDVPSPFGVGNTPGGYQAFEHRWAVAEAFAFHRDIGPDRVATRTRELATRLKDGLAEIGGVRLVTPHDPELSAGLVCAEVAGQDPSEVVDRLRDQRIVATVTPYPEPYVRFGASIVTTPEQVDAAVEAVAGLAR